From Microcystis aeruginosa NIES-2549, a single genomic window includes:
- a CDS encoding glycoside hydrolase family 10 protein, producing the protein MLGSSFRLDHLFKKRLITCLFSCVAVLLPIPVLATPVAVLKSQENANQWTAITDRLQNVGVNYCILQSNQWQSDADLNKIKVLIIPNVETISGLQASVLSRWLNRGGKIIVTGPAGNLSEPAVRDQLRSLFGAYWAYPHSQAYTLRPTNLGEVKNQKPLASSLLGGVVIPTGVNSQTVAVWGARNNPPAVVLNNNSIFLGWRWGSDAVANLALDSAWLETALQRYGINRSSSLNTIAPYCQGNSTIVNNINNTPTATAPRPPLPQISENPPSETARLSPNTEAIPPRASLTPQQISQMTAELQGLIGRYGATLLALEASNSNISNTDKSLAQAFHNRAKNSPTTDTARRFRLALENAQGALNNFQNLIAQGDYTQAREFWLQARRNLWDHYPTNRQFAQPEIRAMWLDRGTIVEAKNEEDLAKVFDRMAAAGINVVFFETVNASYTIYPSQVAPEQNPLTRGWDPLKVAVKLAHERNMEIHAWVWVFAAANQAHNKVLEQPLDYLGPVLSRNPDWGATNKSGGSFDYSQGTKKAFFDPANPDVQNYLLSLYEEIVKNYDVDGLQLDYIRYPFQNQNSNQTYGYGKSSRWLFKQMTGVDPITLNHRGALWEQWTSFKIRHVDTFVSQVSTRLKQIRPHLKISAAVFPIEQKERLYRIQQNWEEWGQNQWIDLIFLMTYALDTGTLEEKTQSLFDRKIAGNALIVPGIRLLKVPDQVTIDQLQFIRNLPTSGFALFATENLNPNLQTILNRIQGSIITKKAEPLPHRQPFKTAAARFNSLRQEWSFLIVNNLWAMEERTLKAWGQEVDEMANLLEQLATNPSPRNLTLTQNALKRFSYQFKSVMSRQKDLSAYQIQVWENRLATLQSLLSYGQRVEF; encoded by the coding sequence GTGCTGGGATCGTCTTTCCGTCTTGATCATCTTTTTAAAAAGCGCCTCATTACCTGCCTTTTCTCCTGTGTTGCTGTCTTGCTACCGATCCCAGTTTTAGCGACACCGGTGGCAGTGTTAAAAAGTCAGGAAAATGCCAATCAATGGACAGCTATCACTGATCGTTTGCAAAATGTCGGGGTTAATTACTGCATTCTCCAGAGTAATCAGTGGCAAAGCGACGCGGATTTAAATAAAATTAAGGTTCTAATCATCCCCAACGTCGAGACTATTTCCGGTTTACAAGCTAGTGTCTTGAGTCGTTGGCTGAATCGCGGTGGTAAAATTATTGTCACAGGTCCGGCGGGAAATCTTTCGGAACCTGCGGTGCGTGATCAATTGCGATCGCTATTTGGGGCTTACTGGGCCTATCCTCACTCCCAAGCTTACACCCTGCGACCGACTAATTTAGGTGAAGTGAAAAACCAAAAACCCTTAGCCAGCAGTCTCCTCGGTGGTGTGGTTATCCCGACGGGAGTTAATAGCCAAACCGTCGCCGTTTGGGGAGCGCGCAACAATCCCCCCGCCGTTGTCCTCAATAATAACTCGATCTTTCTCGGTTGGCGCTGGGGCAGCGATGCCGTCGCTAATCTCGCCCTCGATAGCGCTTGGCTAGAAACCGCCCTGCAACGCTACGGCATTAATCGCAGTTCTTCTCTTAACACAATTGCGCCCTATTGTCAAGGAAACTCAACAATAGTTAATAATATTAATAATACACCAACAGCGACCGCGCCCCGTCCCCCTCTACCCCAGATTTCAGAAAATCCCCCCAGTGAAACGGCGAGATTAAGTCCGAATACCGAGGCAATTCCCCCCAGAGCGAGCCTAACTCCTCAACAAATTAGCCAAATGACGGCGGAATTACAGGGATTAATCGGGCGTTATGGAGCGACTCTCTTAGCTTTAGAGGCCAGTAATAGTAATATATCCAATACTGATAAATCCTTAGCACAAGCATTTCATAATCGTGCGAAAAACTCCCCCACCACAGATACAGCCAGACGATTCCGTTTAGCCCTAGAAAATGCCCAAGGAGCCTTAAATAATTTTCAGAATTTAATCGCTCAGGGGGACTATACCCAAGCGCGGGAATTTTGGTTACAAGCGCGGCGAAATCTTTGGGATCATTATCCCACTAATCGACAATTTGCCCAACCAGAAATACGGGCAATGTGGTTAGATCGAGGCACGATCGTAGAAGCTAAAAATGAGGAGGATTTAGCTAAAGTATTCGATCGCATGGCGGCAGCGGGTATTAATGTGGTCTTTTTCGAGACAGTTAATGCTAGTTATACTATTTATCCCAGTCAAGTTGCCCCCGAACAAAATCCTTTAACTAGAGGTTGGGATCCCCTCAAAGTTGCCGTTAAATTAGCCCATGAACGCAATATGGAAATCCACGCTTGGGTGTGGGTTTTTGCGGCGGCTAATCAAGCTCATAATAAGGTATTAGAGCAACCGTTAGATTATCTCGGTCCAGTTTTATCGCGTAATCCCGATTGGGGAGCAACTAATAAAAGTGGTGGTTCTTTTGATTATAGTCAAGGCACGAAAAAGGCCTTTTTTGATCCTGCTAATCCCGACGTACAAAACTATCTTTTATCTCTTTACGAGGAAATTGTCAAGAATTACGACGTGGATGGCTTGCAGTTAGATTATATTCGCTATCCCTTCCAGAATCAAAATTCTAATCAAACCTATGGTTATGGTAAATCCAGCCGTTGGTTATTTAAACAAATGACGGGAGTTGATCCCATTACTTTAAATCACCGGGGTGCTTTATGGGAACAATGGACTAGCTTTAAAATCCGTCATGTTGATACTTTTGTCTCGCAGGTTTCTACTCGCTTAAAACAGATTCGCCCCCACTTAAAAATATCGGCGGCGGTGTTTCCCATAGAACAAAAAGAACGATTATATCGTATTCAACAAAACTGGGAAGAATGGGGACAAAATCAATGGATAGACCTGATCTTTTTAATGACTTACGCTCTTGATACAGGGACTTTAGAAGAGAAAACCCAGTCTTTATTTGATCGCAAAATTGCAGGAAATGCTCTGATTGTACCCGGTATCCGTCTGTTAAAAGTACCCGATCAAGTCACCATCGATCAACTACAATTTATTCGCAATCTTCCCACTTCGGGATTCGCTCTTTTTGCCACAGAAAATCTCAATCCCAACCTACAAACAATTCTTAATCGCATTCAGGGATCGATAATTACGAAAAAAGCTGAACCTTTACCCCACCGTCAACCCTTTAAAACGGCAGCGGCGCGGTTTAATTCTCTGCGTCAAGAGTGGAGTTTTTTAATAGTGAATAATCTATGGGCAATGGAGGAGCGAACCTTAAAAGCTTGGGGTCAAGAAGTGGACGAAATGGCTAATCTATTAGAACAATTAGCTACTAATCCCAGCCCTCGCAATTTGACTTTAACTCAAAATGCTTTAAAGCGATTTAGCTATCAATTTAAATCTGTGATGTCCAGACAAAAAGATTTATCTGCCTATCAAATACAAGTCTGGGAAAATCGCCTCGCAACCCTACAAAGTCTCCTAAGTTATGGTCAAAGGGTTGAGTTTTAA
- the sufD gene encoding Fe-S cluster assembly protein SufD: MTAIITKPEQSGELLLKLSRETVPTIDNGKILELRESGASKAQELAIPGRKDEEWQFTDLSQLWAIDFRAPQTVTIDKNALAVFLLPEAKNSHLVFVNGIYQPELSDISALPPGVSVGNLANAQKDVLVNYLGKEKTPEFFTALNQAGLSDGAVIHVTANTVVTTPIHLLFITVVEEIPRFYQPHSLIVAETGASVNIIENYGALAEHCSDLPVNYSYFTNAVTEIYLEANAEVIHTRVQRESGDGFHIGRTIIEQAHDSRYTLNEINLGAKLCRHNLDVLQKGEQTETNLHGLAMITGQQTADTHSAIYLNHPHGITKQLHKCIVDGSAHAIFNGKVFVPKPAQLTNASQLNRNLLISNKARVNTKPELQITADNVKCSHGATVSQLEADDLFYLQSRGLSADTARSLLIDAFSAEILAKIPLESLRQRLGQCVACRSVE; this comes from the coding sequence ATGACAGCCATAATCACGAAACCTGAACAATCAGGAGAATTATTGTTAAAATTGTCGCGAGAAACGGTTCCCACTATCGATAACGGTAAAATTCTCGAATTAAGAGAATCGGGAGCCAGTAAAGCTCAAGAATTAGCCATCCCTGGCAGAAAAGATGAAGAATGGCAATTTACCGATTTAAGTCAACTCTGGGCGATCGATTTTCGCGCCCCCCAAACCGTTACAATCGATAAAAATGCCCTAGCTGTTTTTTTACTGCCCGAAGCCAAAAACAGCCACCTAGTCTTCGTTAACGGCATTTATCAGCCCGAATTGTCCGATATTTCCGCTTTACCCCCCGGTGTCAGCGTCGGCAATCTCGCCAATGCACAAAAAGATGTTCTTGTCAACTATCTAGGGAAAGAAAAAACACCCGAATTTTTTACCGCACTCAACCAAGCTGGACTAAGCGATGGGGCAGTAATTCACGTCACCGCTAACACCGTCGTCACAACCCCGATACATCTCCTATTTATCACCGTTGTGGAGGAAATTCCCCGCTTTTATCAGCCCCATAGCCTAATCGTGGCGGAAACAGGAGCTAGTGTCAATATTATCGAGAATTACGGAGCTTTAGCCGAACATTGCTCCGATTTACCTGTAAATTACTCTTATTTCACCAACGCTGTCACGGAAATTTACCTCGAAGCCAACGCCGAGGTCATCCATACCAGAGTACAACGGGAATCGGGAGATGGTTTTCACATCGGACGCACGATAATTGAACAAGCGCACGATAGCCGTTACACTCTCAACGAGATAAATCTAGGAGCTAAACTCTGCCGTCATAACCTCGATGTCCTGCAAAAAGGCGAACAAACCGAGACAAATCTGCACGGATTAGCCATGATTACCGGACAACAAACCGCCGATACCCACAGCGCCATCTATCTCAACCATCCCCACGGCATCACCAAGCAACTGCATAAATGTATCGTTGATGGTAGCGCTCACGCCATCTTTAATGGTAAAGTGTTTGTTCCCAAACCCGCCCAATTAACCAACGCCTCCCAGTTAAATCGGAATTTGTTAATTTCTAACAAGGCACGAGTCAACACCAAACCGGAATTACAAATTACCGCCGATAACGTCAAATGTTCCCACGGGGCAACCGTTAGCCAACTGGAAGCCGATGATTTATTCTATCTGCAAAGCCGGGGCTTAAGCGCCGACACCGCCCGCAGTTTGTTAATTGATGCTTTCTCGGCCGAGATTTTAGCTAAAATTCCTCTAGAATCCCTCCGCCAAAGATTGGGGCAATGCGTCGCCTGTCGCAGTGTGGAATAA
- the sufC gene encoding Fe-S cluster assembly ATPase SufC: MSEVILSVKNLTASIDGNQILKGVNLEIKAGETHAIMGRNGSGKSTFSKVIAGHPDYEVTGGEIIYKGENLLEKEPDERALMGIFLAFQYPLEIPGVSNLDFLRVAYNARQKHLGSEELDSFDFEELVEKKLEVVQMNPSFLGRSLNEGFSGGEKKRNEILQMALLEPTLGILDEIDSGLDIDALRIVAQGVNHLATPDNAFLLITHYQRLLNYIEPDVIHVMYDGRIVTSGGKELALELERTGYDFLDEQVLAVK; encoded by the coding sequence ATGAGTGAAGTAATTTTATCGGTAAAAAATCTGACCGCTAGTATTGACGGAAACCAGATTCTTAAAGGAGTTAACCTCGAAATTAAAGCAGGTGAAACCCACGCAATTATGGGGCGCAATGGCTCAGGAAAAAGCACCTTTTCCAAAGTAATCGCTGGACATCCCGATTATGAAGTAACTGGGGGAGAAATAATTTATAAAGGCGAAAACCTTTTAGAAAAAGAACCTGATGAACGAGCGCTCATGGGGATCTTTCTCGCTTTTCAATATCCCCTAGAAATCCCCGGCGTTAGTAACCTTGATTTTCTTCGCGTTGCCTATAATGCCAGACAAAAACATCTAGGCTCGGAAGAATTAGATAGTTTTGACTTTGAGGAATTAGTCGAGAAAAAACTAGAAGTTGTCCAGATGAATCCTAGCTTTCTTGGCAGAAGTTTAAACGAAGGTTTCTCCGGTGGTGAGAAAAAACGTAATGAAATCCTACAAATGGCTTTATTAGAACCTACTTTAGGAATTCTCGATGAAATTGACTCCGGTTTAGACATCGATGCTTTGCGAATTGTTGCCCAGGGAGTCAATCACTTAGCTACTCCCGATAACGCTTTTTTACTTATCACTCACTATCAGCGTCTGCTCAACTACATTGAACCCGATGTTATTCATGTTATGTACGATGGGCGCATTGTCACCAGTGGCGGTAAAGAATTAGCCCTCGAATTAGAAAGAACTGGCTACGATTTCCTCGACGAACAAGTATTAGCCGTTAAATAA
- a CDS encoding SufS family cysteine desulfurase has product MTIIQEKTLAQKVRADFPILHQTVHDKPLIYLDSAATSQKPIQVLETLRNYYEKDNANVHRGAHTLSVRATEAYEGARDKVARFINAASRQEIVYTRNATEAINLVAYSWALNTLKAGDEIILSVMEHHSNLIPWQIVCQKTGAVIKYVQLTSEESFDLEQYKSLLSDKTKLVAVLHVSNTLGCINPVAEIVSLAHQVGAKVLIDACQSVPHLAIDVQSIDCDWLVASGHKMCAPTGIGFLYGKEAILEAMPPFFGGGEMIAEVYLDHFTCAELPHKFEAGTPAIGEAIALGAAVEYLMGLGMDNIHAYEEELTAYLFKKLGEIEGLRIYGPPPSLTGQGRASLAAFNVEGIHASDLATLLDHEGIAIRSGHHCTQPLHRLFDASGSARASLYFYNTREEIDSFIVALQETIDFFANCFS; this is encoded by the coding sequence ATGACAATTATCCAAGAAAAAACCCTCGCCCAAAAAGTCCGCGCCGATTTCCCTATCCTCCATCAAACCGTACACGATAAACCCCTTATCTACCTCGATAGTGCCGCCACTTCCCAAAAACCCATTCAAGTATTAGAAACCCTGCGAAACTATTACGAAAAAGATAACGCCAATGTGCATCGGGGGGCGCATACTTTAAGTGTCCGGGCAACGGAAGCCTACGAAGGGGCCAGAGATAAGGTGGCTAGGTTTATTAATGCCGCTTCTCGTCAGGAAATTGTCTATACTCGCAACGCCACGGAAGCGATTAATTTAGTCGCCTACAGTTGGGCATTAAATACCCTGAAAGCAGGGGATGAAATTATTCTCTCGGTTATGGAACACCACAGTAATTTAATCCCCTGGCAAATCGTCTGCCAAAAGACGGGGGCAGTGATTAAATATGTGCAGTTAACCAGCGAAGAAAGCTTTGATTTAGAACAATATAAATCCTTGTTATCTGACAAAACTAAATTAGTTGCTGTCCTCCATGTTTCTAATACATTAGGCTGTATTAATCCGGTTGCCGAAATAGTCAGCCTTGCCCATCAAGTCGGTGCGAAAGTATTAATTGATGCCTGTCAAAGTGTCCCCCATTTAGCCATTGATGTGCAGTCCATAGATTGTGATTGGTTGGTGGCTAGTGGTCATAAAATGTGCGCCCCCACCGGTATTGGATTTTTGTATGGCAAAGAGGCGATTTTAGAGGCAATGCCGCCCTTTTTTGGTGGTGGCGAAATGATTGCGGAAGTCTATTTAGACCATTTTACCTGTGCGGAACTGCCCCACAAATTTGAAGCCGGAACCCCCGCTATTGGCGAAGCGATTGCCCTCGGTGCTGCGGTAGAATATTTAATGGGTTTAGGGATGGATAATATTCATGCCTACGAAGAAGAGTTAACCGCCTATTTGTTCAAAAAATTAGGAGAAATTGAGGGTTTAAGAATTTACGGGCCGCCACCTAGTTTAACGGGCCAAGGTCGGGCTAGTTTAGCCGCCTTTAATGTGGAAGGGATTCATGCTAGTGATTTAGCTACTTTATTAGACCACGAAGGAATCGCTATTCGTTCTGGTCATCACTGTACCCAACCTCTACACCGCCTTTTTGATGCTTCTGGCAGCGCGCGGGCAAGTCTATATTTTTATAATACCCGCGAAGAAATTGATAGCTTTATTGTCGCTTTACAGGAAACTATTGATTTCTTTGCCAATTGTTTTTCTTAG
- the murD gene encoding UDP-N-acetylmuramoyl-L-alanine--D-glutamate ligase, giving the protein MAKAAIIGLGRSGIAAARCLKRDGWQVTLSDRSDSPSLQATKTNLESEGIIVNLGQNLSLGASDLPDLIVVSPGVPWDAPILITAREKGIDTIGELELAWRYLQSSPWLGVTGTNGKTTTTALCAAIFQKAGLNAPSCGNIGYAACELALKADKYDWIIAEISSYQIESSRDLSPKIGIWTTFTPDHLSRHQTLENYYQIKASLLQRSDRQILNGDDPYLRQIGVSQWQQAYWTSVQGKEALLGDPSRGVYLQDNWIVAFGELIAPVNLLKMVGSHNQQNLLMAVAAARLAGIEKKAITEAIATFPGVAHRLEYVCTYKGLDFINDSKATNYDAAAVGLKSVPSPAILIAGGEAKAGDDRAWIAEIKAKVATVLLIGDAAADFARRLQSAGYQDYECVETMDRAVQRAAELGLAKAAKVVLLSPACASFDQYQSFEHRGDHFRQLSLQL; this is encoded by the coding sequence ATGGCGAAAGCGGCGATTATTGGATTGGGAAGATCGGGAATAGCGGCGGCAAGATGCTTAAAACGGGATGGTTGGCAGGTGACATTAAGCGATCGCTCCGATTCTCCCAGTTTACAGGCAACCAAAACCAATCTGGAAAGCGAAGGAATTATTGTCAATCTTGGTCAAAATCTCAGTCTAGGGGCTTCGGACTTGCCCGATCTTATCGTGGTTAGCCCCGGGGTGCCTTGGGATGCCCCGATTTTAATTACTGCCAGAGAAAAAGGCATCGATACGATCGGAGAATTAGAATTAGCTTGGCGTTATCTGCAATCTTCCCCCTGGTTGGGTGTTACGGGAACTAACGGCAAAACCACCACCACGGCCCTCTGTGCCGCTATTTTTCAAAAAGCGGGGTTAAATGCTCCTTCCTGCGGTAATATCGGCTATGCTGCCTGTGAATTGGCTTTAAAAGCCGATAAATACGATTGGATTATTGCAGAGATTAGTAGTTATCAGATCGAGTCCAGTAGGGATTTATCGCCGAAAATCGGCATCTGGACAACTTTTACCCCCGATCACCTCAGTCGTCATCAAACCCTGGAAAATTATTATCAGATTAAAGCCTCTTTACTGCAAAGAAGCGATCGCCAAATCCTCAATGGTGATGATCCCTATCTGCGTCAAATCGGTGTTAGTCAATGGCAACAAGCTTACTGGACTTCTGTTCAGGGCAAAGAGGCGCTTTTGGGCGATCCTAGTCGTGGTGTTTATCTGCAAGATAACTGGATCGTGGCTTTTGGGGAGTTAATTGCCCCGGTTAATCTCCTGAAAATGGTGGGTAGTCACAATCAGCAGAATTTGCTTATGGCTGTGGCCGCCGCTAGATTGGCAGGAATCGAGAAAAAAGCCATTACCGAAGCGATCGCTACTTTCCCCGGGGTTGCCCATCGCCTAGAGTATGTTTGTACTTATAAAGGACTAGACTTTATTAATGATAGTAAAGCAACTAACTACGATGCCGCCGCAGTGGGCTTAAAATCTGTCCCTAGTCCGGCGATTTTAATCGCGGGGGGAGAAGCGAAAGCCGGGGATGATCGGGCTTGGATCGCTGAAATTAAGGCAAAAGTCGCCACTGTGCTGCTTATTGGTGACGCTGCCGCCGATTTTGCCCGTCGTTTACAGTCGGCAGGTTATCAAGATTATGAATGTGTAGAAACGATGGACAGGGCAGTTCAACGCGCAGCCGAACTAGGACTAGCAAAAGCCGCTAAAGTGGTGTTATTATCGCCCGCTTGCGCTAGTTTTGACCAATACCAAAGTTTTGAACATCGCGGCGATCATTTTCGGCAATTGTCTTTACAGTTGTAG
- the rpsU gene encoding 30S ribosomal protein S21, producing MTQVVVGQNEAIESALRRFKRQVAKAGIYADIKKHQFFETPQEKRKRKAVARRRQRTRRR from the coding sequence ATGACCCAAGTGGTAGTTGGTCAGAACGAGGCGATCGAATCAGCCCTACGTCGTTTTAAGCGACAGGTAGCGAAAGCGGGAATTTATGCGGATATCAAAAAGCATCAATTTTTTGAAACCCCTCAAGAAAAGAGAAAGCGTAAAGCAGTAGCCCGAAGACGACAAAGAACCCGTCGTCGTTAA
- a CDS encoding DUF3747 domain-containing protein gives MNLKSSLKFTLLFSLLGGCLLTTPSQATLFEQREVNQEDFIAIARPYGNGKYDLLILQQIQGKRQCWAVNGTEPTIVQPLLLDFDFTGSCERATDSNGYSLRIQGKDYGLEYLLRIVQRNGELVLVGTPRNPRQSEVIIGRTKGLGTGLIQIYLIDGWRFTKRSLAGQNLSHIYLTADSPNFNPPPELLAGNSYSLPRESVKAETPVNPPGDPEVREYTFTAAETAVQSNPEPVVTNPVPEQNSTPAPPVTSNLPPLTPPLRLGSGQANAQNNNAIVPPPPPRNLGNQRSLSDVITFNRPAANPSSGNTSNSGRKGFKVVIEAKNESDRSKVRSLYPDAFPTSHQGRRVWQIGAFSSRDKAENALQSLAPLRGSIVPF, from the coding sequence ATGAATCTAAAATCATCCTTAAAATTTACCCTACTGTTTTCACTTCTGGGGGGTTGTCTCCTGACGACACCCAGTCAAGCAACTCTCTTTGAACAACGAGAAGTTAATCAAGAGGATTTTATCGCTATTGCCCGACCCTACGGTAACGGTAAATACGATTTACTGATTTTGCAACAAATCCAGGGAAAACGCCAATGTTGGGCGGTAAATGGCACAGAACCGACCATTGTTCAGCCTCTGCTGCTCGATTTCGATTTTACCGGCAGTTGTGAACGGGCCACCGACAGTAACGGTTATTCCCTTCGCATTCAGGGCAAAGATTACGGTTTAGAATACCTGCTGCGTATCGTACAACGCAACGGGGAATTAGTCCTCGTAGGAACCCCCCGCAATCCCAGGCAATCGGAGGTAATTATTGGACGGACTAAAGGTTTAGGGACCGGTTTAATCCAAATTTATCTCATCGATGGCTGGCGCTTTACTAAACGCAGTCTAGCCGGTCAAAATCTCAGTCATATCTATCTAACTGCCGATAGTCCCAATTTCAATCCTCCCCCGGAATTACTCGCGGGTAATAGTTATTCCCTCCCCAGAGAATCCGTCAAAGCAGAAACACCCGTTAACCCTCCCGGTGATCCCGAAGTGCGAGAATATACCTTTACCGCTGCAGAAACAGCAGTACAGAGCAATCCTGAGCCAGTGGTCACTAATCCAGTACCAGAGCAAAATTCTACCCCAGCACCCCCAGTTACCTCTAATTTACCTCCCCTGACTCCTCCCCTTCGACTTGGCTCAGGGCAAGCCAATGCTCAGAATAATAATGCAATTGTACCACCACCGCCACCGCGCAACCTAGGCAATCAGAGAAGTTTATCAGATGTAATCACTTTTAATCGACCCGCTGCTAATCCCAGTAGTGGCAATACTAGCAATAGTGGCCGCAAAGGCTTTAAAGTAGTAATTGAAGCTAAAAACGAGAGCGATCGCAGCAAAGTTCGTTCTCTCTATCCCGACGCTTTCCCCACTTCCCACCAAGGTCGTCGCGTCTGGCAAATAGGCGCGTTTAGTAGTCGTGATAAGGCTGAAAACGCTTTACAAAGTCTTGCTCCCCTGCGCGGATCGATCGTACCATTTTAG
- a CDS encoding RluA family pseudouridine synthase, whose amino-acid sequence MKEVTYYYQGICPETGELLRLPRTLLAEKIAQDLMTTITNPQGKMYGILLGENAAGEIEILKAFSGQGEAAGWVPSLVGREKIMLEEKRVLQLLETIKQEIITLQSIPEHNLYRLNQANFECKIQALQQQHQNHKQERNRLRNLGNLKPEELEKLNNISRQEKRARKQLKQEQKQVLDPLIDKINVANQRIIELKQQRRKLSKQLQELLYQSYCLNNFSGQSLSLAKLMGSNLLPTGTGECCAPKLLNYAAMKGLKPVAMAEFWWGESNRDRKQGEFYGACQERCQPLMGFLLSGLRSSLEIIYEDEGIIAINKPAGLLSVAGRYQDSQDAVVNRFRRQGKNVIPVHRLDRETSGILLLAKSLDIYRCLSQQFQRREVEKIYEAILSEVVERESGIIDLPLWGNPQNRPYQTVDWQRGKASQTYFKVIGKEGNYSRLEFIPYTGRTHQIRVHSQAGLGIGILGDLLYNGKQSDRLYLHAKQLSFRHPQTETKLDLIIPTPF is encoded by the coding sequence GTGAAGGAAGTTACTTATTATTATCAAGGAATTTGTCCCGAAACGGGCGAGTTATTGCGCTTGCCCCGCACTCTTTTGGCTGAAAAAATCGCCCAAGATTTGATGACAACTATCACCAATCCTCAAGGTAAAATGTATGGGATTTTGTTAGGAGAAAATGCCGCTGGCGAAATAGAAATTTTAAAAGCTTTTTCTGGACAGGGAGAAGCTGCTGGCTGGGTTCCGTCCCTAGTGGGGAGAGAAAAAATTATGCTGGAAGAAAAGCGAGTTTTGCAACTTTTAGAAACAATTAAACAGGAAATTATCACCCTACAATCAATTCCCGAACATAATTTATATCGACTCAATCAAGCAAATTTTGAGTGCAAAATACAAGCTTTACAGCAACAACATCAAAACCATAAACAGGAACGAAATAGATTAAGAAATTTAGGAAATTTAAAGCCAGAAGAATTAGAAAAATTAAATAATATCAGTCGTCAGGAAAAAAGAGCAAGAAAGCAATTAAAACAGGAACAAAAACAAGTTTTAGACCCCTTAATTGATAAAATAAACGTAGCCAATCAGAGAATTATTGAACTTAAGCAACAGCGTAGGAAACTCTCCAAACAGTTACAGGAATTGCTGTATCAATCCTACTGTTTAAATAACTTTTCTGGACAATCTCTCTCCTTAGCTAAATTGATGGGCAGTAATTTGTTACCGACGGGAACAGGGGAATGTTGCGCCCCGAAATTATTAAATTATGCCGCCATGAAAGGATTAAAACCTGTCGCCATGGCCGAATTTTGGTGGGGAGAATCGAATCGAGATAGAAAACAGGGAGAATTTTATGGCGCTTGTCAAGAAAGATGTCAACCTCTCATGGGTTTTTTACTCTCTGGTTTACGTTCATCCCTAGAAATTATCTACGAAGACGAGGGAATAATTGCTATTAATAAACCCGCAGGATTATTATCGGTAGCAGGACGTTATCAAGATAGTCAAGATGCTGTGGTCAATCGGTTTCGTCGTCAGGGAAAAAATGTCATTCCAGTTCATCGTTTAGACCGAGAAACTTCTGGTATATTATTACTAGCTAAAAGTTTAGATATTTATCGTTGTTTATCCCAACAATTTCAACGGCGAGAAGTGGAGAAAATCTACGAAGCTATATTATCAGAAGTTGTTGAGCGAGAATCGGGCATAATTGACCTACCTCTCTGGGGAAATCCGCAAAATCGACCCTATCAAACTGTGGATTGGCAACGGGGAAAAGCTAGTCAAACCTATTTTAAAGTTATCGGTAAAGAAGGCAATTATTCTCGCCTCGAATTTATTCCCTACACGGGAAGAACCCATCAAATTCGTGTTCATAGTCAAGCGGGATTAGGTATAGGAATTTTAGGCGATCTTTTGTACAATGGTAAGCAGTCTGACCGTTTATACCTGCACGCTAAACAATTATCTTTTCGTCATCCTCAGACCGAAACTAAACTTGATCTAATCATTCCCACTCCCTTTTGA